attgtaagaaatgttaatcattgcttacatcgccaatgtgccaccaaccttgaactaagatgttatttattcTACTAAGGTGTTTCTCTTTTGGGGTTTCTTTGGGTTTGCCCATTTTTTTAGGGAGTACATCTccataaaacaaacactaaggtaatgaaatattatctttagctgattatgtatatatatacattgtttatGACTAGTCGAAGTGCGAACCTAGTAGAGGGTGCTAGGTTTCTAGTAGAGGGACGCAATTGTGAAAGGTCATATAATATACGGTGAAAATCTATTATGATGCGTGTATATGATATTGAAAGACTTATTCTACAGCCGCGCTATTCTTTAACAAACTTCGTTACTCGAGAGATTTTAAAAACCGACTAACGGTGAtacacagtattttttttaagtatataagttaCAGTCTAAGGtagagcgcgcttgcctagaagatgcatattcactcttgacttgaaggtacccatattgtaggtggtgggaaaaacagAGGTCAGGAGGGTGCTCCAGACCTTAGAGGTAAGTATATCATCactttttgaaatttcaaaattgttCAGTGGTGAGTAGTAAATAGAATAGCTTTTGCTGGACAGTgtcttatcatattttatatttactttattgaagataattaatataaaacatctgAAGCAtctttttagtaatttattaaagatcACAATCAggaatattgaaatttatattcaatgattttccattactttatatataaataaaagcctaagtaattaaaaacaatttatggaaaaaaaataaagaaatatttacaactttactttaatttagtacaacgaatattttgaaaatgacctttaaattaaatataataaaagaaaataatttaagcatagaaatatacatatatttgaaaacCTACGTAATAATACcacatatatttcaaaataatttaagcaaccCTATTATAATGACAATGATAATTACGCTATAATGATCTCATATAATTCACTatcattaaaagaatatttacatCGAAATTCATTACTTTCATATTTTGGTATCAAGATTAAAATCTACGAAGGATACATGGCAATTAcgatctatataaataaaactttgaacaataattaacttaaattattaaagtcgGATTTGTTCGACTAAGTTGatattacaaataacaaatgACTTTGAAATCAATGAAATCAACGAAGTATCGGTAACGGTGAAGGTGAtagtaatgaataatataaaatatcacagCCCAACGTAAACATAGGAAACACTTAATTTTAATCAACATCAGCCAACAATGAAGGGTGAAGCAAAATAGGCAAAGATATTCAATGAATATGACGTCACAAACGAACTCTCTTGTAacaatatattagtttttagtTAATCTAGTTATTTACCAATAAATCcactcatattataaaattcaaattccaAAGTTATCGTCTACGCTATACACcgatctaattatttttaaagttacatattgctgtttttttttcaagaaactAAATCTACattagtttcaatttaaaatctttCTATGTTTTACATAAGTActacaaatacatatacattattatttgtttactaataatgaattaaatttacgcTAACATTAGTTGATGTAGTTAagaatcttataaaattaaagaaattaatgattaaaacaaaacacgTTGGACGGAGTTTAACcgaagtttaaaaatttaaatgggtTGACATATATTTCAGATTGAAACAacattttcgataaaaaataaatccgaACACAATTCTTTGTCTAAGGAATAACACAATAACAACAATGAtatatgaatttgtttgttGTAATATCTAAAGAAGTCACAACcgtatattattacttttattacaattatatttataataaaatgtatatttataatacaaatacatactGGGTACATAAGATAAGAACTGGCTATTAGAAAGtcgtgtgtttatttatttttttaagatttaattcTTAATCGAATCTAATAAACTTTGAgccttaattacttatttaaaaggAAGACACATTGACTTTATAGAGCGACATCTCATTAAAGAACTAAAACCACCAAATGCTTATCGTAACGCTTTTTACTAAGTATTATATGTAAGACATAAGAACTTTGATAAGGTTATTTTTTCTTGAAACGTGGATAAGCAATTGGTGTTTTGAATAGTTcttaaattacatatacattaatGAGGTCGCGGAGTTGTAAGCGAAGACACTATATGGACATTGActgatagatattttatatgagGAATCAAAGATGTACACCGAAGTAAATTTCGAAATACGAATTTGCAAATTTTGAACGATCATgctgttcttaatttaaaagttgTAATGTAagatcatttaatatataacaataaagatACACAATCTATAggaatcgatttttaaatttctaatcaCGTGACAAGGATCATCTAGAGTTAATCATTTGATAGATCGATTTGACGCACATCGCTcaaaatttactatattattttaaccatCGAATTATTAAAGGTTAGTATTAAATGACTATAGACATCATAAAAAGATAAACACCACACTGATACACCAAAGTCTAGTCGGTCTATTACAGTTAATAgcacaacaattattattttataactcgaATTTTCTATTGAAGCGTTATTTGTCCCCATAATCATTATCATATCTccctataaatgtttaaatgaaattatttttatatctatattatcatcgcttaattttaaatctactacatttacatttaaagatttatttacaattattttatctctatctgctataaaaaaatcattgaaatgattatttatcttttatccGAGCGTCAAAAGATTTTTCAGTGGTTTGTATTGAAATCATTTTAATGGAAAATACAAACTTGAATAGTTATCGGATTGAAATTGATGGGGTTTTATAAGTAAATCGttgaatatttgttattaatcgaaattattattatgatactgttaatttgtttgaaatttaacTCAAGATATGAGAGCACTACGATTGAAAGTAAGTTAGACTTAGTATCGTGATATTTGTATTCATCTACTTATTGCTATCAattgtttcttatataataacatttataaatattaattgctaaaataaataatcataacataattcattttttataaattaaagcctctaaaattagtatttacatttatatttggcCTCTTCGTCTGTTTCTGAAACATTATGTTTTAGGCCTACGAATCAGCTATCTTTGGAATTAATACTATTGTGAAAATGATctatacaaaactatttacattaaaaaattacacaccacattatatttaatatatattacgttcTAGCTATcattagaaatattagaaaaaaccAACACAATTGAAATtagatttcataaataaatataatcttagaGATTCATGCATGTTAAATACAAGACGATAGTCAATTCACTATTAATTCTATTACAGacatttatttaatcgatatttaCAACAATCGATATATAGTTCAAAATTCAGTCAATAATCGGAATATGTTACATCATATTTCGTTGAAACACTAGGCCTGTCAAACGGCTGTCACTTGATCATAGTTCGGCGATATTCAAAGGGATGCAAGATCTGATGCCCTCCTCGATGGGATAGGCACTCGAAGCTGAGCGGATCCTCGTCTATCCAACCGTTCCAAAGCGTCTGAATCAGACGCACCGCGCCGGCAGAAGCTACAAAACGCGCACGCCAAAGTATTCTTGAACGCATTACGAAAGTCTCTGTTGAAATACGCATAAATGATCGGATTTAGGGCTGAATTGAAATAACCAGTCCAAAACATGATAACAGTCACAACCTCTGGATATGTACACGAATCACACAATGACGTCGACAAATAGAACAAGAAGAACGGTAACCAGCAGAGGATGAAAGCGCCCATAATTATACCCAAAGTCCTAGCCGCTTTGTGTTCTCGTTTCATTTTCAGGATATTCCTATCTTTGGTGGGAGTTGTGGCGTTGATATGTAATGCGCCGTTTTTGTCGCCAACTTCTCTCGAATGACGATGCATGAGCATCGCGTTACCTGCTCTTGCGTGAAGAGCTTTCTCCTGGCGATTCGCTTCTTTGAATATAGCGAGATAGGTAAATATCATGATAGTGCATGGTATCCAAAAAGATATTGAGCTGGATATGACAGCATATGGTTTGTTCACTTTGAATTCACATTGATTTAACTCCCTGGTTCTCATGTATTCACTGGTGGTGTACCAGCCCATGAAAATTGGGGCGTATGATATTGTTATAGGACTGAGCCATGTCGCTGCTAACATGACAAACGCCATCTGAAAGAAatagtacattttaatattataattgtaggcaaatttaatttaatttatattttgtttatttgaaaaataatttaaaagctttTTACTGTTAAAACCTATTAACTGTAATTATATTTCGCTTGGAAAAGTTCTTGTGTTGCTAAAATCCTCACAAAGTTATAAGTTAACCTCCTTTAAGTAACCCTTTTAATCTTTTCAAAGAAAACTTTGGCGTAAACGATTAttctaacaaataattttaaatgcatAACATTTTTGAGTCAAACTTCATCACCAAGTTTATAATGAACTaggtttgaaaataataattaaaaccattAACAGAcagacttttaaatatttacaaaaacattacattCTAACATCGATAAAaatctattcaaataaataaaacaagctattttaaacacaaaaactttttttacaaaCCTTTTTCGTCATCTTAATAGGATATTTGAGAGGTTTTACTATAGCGTAATATCTGTCCACTGATATGCAACACAGATGCAATATCGAAGTTGATGTAAAATAAACATCTGAAGAGTTCCAAAGGTCACAGATAACTGGACCAAAGATCCATTCATTGTAAAACTGTACGCTAAAATTAAAAGGCATTACGACCATAGCGACAAGAATATCAGCAAACGCCAATGATACCACGAAGTAATTTGTTATGACACGAAGTTTTCTGAAAATAATGAGACAtttaaacatttgaaataacagatatttaaaattagaattaattatattaagatttgatttaaatcaaaatgagATGGTCATTTGTCTtccttacattttaaataattactaattcaaCGCATGGTAAGACAATCAGCGATATTATAAGGACACCTTAAGAACGATAGTTATATAGATAgtagatatacataataatatatgtatataatgtaaaaagtgttttatatttctcCCTGTGTCTTTAGAAAAAGATGACCAATTATCATTAGAAAGCTTATTCGCCTTCCTAAtattgacaataaataattagaatatttctaaataaatttggATTTCTTAGTCATTAAACTAAACATAAAAGaccatattataaaacttaagaatcggatttacagaaaaaaacacaagtttatacagaaaaaaaaataattacgttcTTATCCTTTTTTATACTCGTAATAtgaattttactataaaataacttgaaaaaGTCAGCGGTATTTTTCTTTAGAAATATTTCagcaaaacatataattattacgaGACAGTAACacgtaaatattcttattttaatgacATCTGTGCCgagtaattttattcatttttaaacacAAGCTTTAAAATAAGGAAACGTAAAATGacgtttaaaagtatataaaataaaatatacgttgTTTTACAAAACATAAAGAGAGAAATGCACTATTTGAccttatgatttttatttgtctCTGAAattctgttattatattatatataacatattctgtataaacaaaaataatacaaataataaatatttagagcatacattcaaatattacaataacgtaaacaaaaacatattacgTAGCTTATGTTTTATAGGAGTTTATTGACCATGACAGTAAAATAAGCAAACCTGTGTCGCATAACACTGACGATAACGAGGAGGTTTCCAAGTACAGCCATTATCACGATGAGCAGCAACACGGCTGTCCGCAGCTTGAACATCACCGCTTGCGTCCATTCCGGATCTTCCACGCCCGTCGCGTTGCTGGTCTCGTTCCGGGTAACATTTACTTGATCCATAAGGGGCAGTctagattcaaaatttaatatatttaaaattattgtattaagtcgagatggcctagtggttagaatgctcgaatcttaaccgatgatcgtggtttcaagcCCGGACAGGTACCACTACGGCGATTGTAATATTCTACgttaataaagtacattttgttttgattttctgCTGATTCACACCCCTTCTTGGAAATGTTTCGAGTATAACCAACCATCACACTTCATGCTGCTTGGCAGATAAGCTTGACACatgattcatattttttatttattcttcatgatgttttccttaaccaccaataacaagatgaattataaacttcaACGCAAGAAAATtcaaaactgtttttttattcgatatacaattatttagtcATTTGGAAAATCACTTCCATAACAAATAAGTAtgttataaattgtaagaaaataatCACTTTGCTTAAGCAGTACATGACACCACTACATTTTTTCCTTTCCATTATATTGCAGATTCCCAAAACCTAATATTCTTTGAATTTAAAACGTTCGATTAAAAATACCTTAGCCTATCTTCTAATATGAAATTTGTCGCTACCTTTAACTTTCTTGCTTATCCTTCTTTACTTCAGTTTCATTATCGCAAGCTACCTCACTCCGTACAATCGATTGCTCATTAACGATCATTCTAACTAGATCACCTATTGATTTATTATCAGAAAGTCATTCGTCAAGTTATCCATCCTTTTCTTCTTAACGGTCTCAGATGTTATTTCCACTATTCTTTTCGCATACATTTTCAGTTATAAAAACTTCATGTTTTCATCTTTTTCGATCTAGTCTTCACATCCTTCCATTAtattatctgaaaaaaaaaattcattgcgatattatttaaatgatttttgtatttttttattatccttttaagcaaaatttatttgattggGTTTCGTGCAAGCCCGCTTTGTCAGTGTTCAGGTTCCATAAGTGAGTGACACAAGAACCATAaacttagtccccaaggttggtggcgcactggcaatgtaaggaatggttgatatttctaacAGTACCAATATATATGGGTGATGGTAACCACTTATATTCAGGCCCATTCTCCCgactgcctacctattttaaattaaaaaaaaaaacataaaaatgacaAATCATCATAATTGGAACATaccaaagagaaaaaaaaatctttttttatttgatcgatcaaatattattaaaaatatttttattgacgaAAGAACTAATGAAATGATGTGAAGGCCTCAGTTTTTTCTGCGGTTATTTTAAgttgaggtgtttatttccgaaccagtGGTGGATTATTGACGATcagtaagcaagtgtaacgcttatACGTTGAAAAAAGATTTTCTCTtttgctttaataataatttaaaaaacatttattatcaaTTCAATCAAAAGCAATATTGCGTTTTAGAATTTTTGAATCTTtgtattaaagataaaatttattccgtaataaattgttttaatcagAAGTGTAAGTCTTGACTACAAATGTTCTTGACAGATTTATTGGATCACAGTTACACTTTATCGCTTCGGATTgctgtaaaaataatactttttaaaactaaaatttgctaatcctattttaaattatagtgaTATAACGTTCATTTAACTTTAGTAGTATTATAGGTggctttaagttattttattattatcattattacatttgtttcaattttagTATTGTAAAGAAATCAATTAATTGATGTCCTCGGCTGAATTTGATTCATAAATCCATGAATAggattaatacttatttatttacaaattaaaacgattcgtaaattatgtataaagaaattaatataagatattttttctttaattcaatcggtgttacaaaaacattttcatgGAAGTATACTTTATAAGATAACAAATACCACTATTCtccatttattactttaattaaagtttaaagtcTAAAAAACACTGTTAACCTCTTTAAATATCTGACATAGTATCTCCAAAGACAATCTGTGCTTTATTAAAGTCGTTAAACATAGAATACTGTCGTAGATAGGGtcataaaacaatgaaaagttctggaacaaataaataaataacattaattaaaatagcggAGTGATCTCTTTACAGGAAGACCCTATTAAACTAGTATTTGTAATGACatggatataaatttaaacaagaaTAACTCTTATTTACCGACTTACCCCAATTATAATAccaaatataatacaacaaaattaaactaCCAACTCATTATAACGGCCTCAAAAATGTCAACAGCACA
The DNA window shown above is from Nymphalis io chromosome 25, ilAglIoxx1.1, whole genome shotgun sequence and carries:
- the LOC126778216 gene encoding octopamine receptor beta-2R, producing the protein MDQVNVTRNETSNATGVEDPEWTQAVMFKLRTAVLLLIVIMAVLGNLLVIVSVMRHRKLRVITNYFVVSLAFADILVAMVVMPFNFSVQFYNEWIFGPVICDLWNSSDVYFTSTSILHLCCISVDRYYAIVKPLKYPIKMTKKMAFVMLAATWLSPITISYAPIFMGWYTTSEYMRTRELNQCEFKVNKPYAVISSSISFWIPCTIMIFTYLAIFKEANRQEKALHARAGNAMLMHRHSREVGDKNGALHINATTPTKDRNILKMKREHKAARTLGIIMGAFILCWLPFFLFYLSTSLCDSCTYPEVVTVIMFWTGYFNSALNPIIYAYFNRDFRNAFKNTLACAFCSFCRRGASDSDALERLDRRGSAQLRVPIPSRRASDLASL